The proteins below are encoded in one region of Phaseolus vulgaris cultivar G19833 chromosome 1, P. vulgaris v2.0, whole genome shotgun sequence:
- the LOC137813604 gene encoding uncharacterized protein has product MELLTFALGGVGFILIGAHEALLHVSPSKQFPISSSSSSSSPPNSPTNKLLFPISLAILSSFFILNSALSLLDAHNSNDAVGTALQLQLLPIAFLFLFYSLLLLFSLPSPLLGLVSFFAFAQEFLLFYLQRKDPTGVENRYYDLLLLPIAICLLCTLLHVGSPLSSVPKLGRGVGLILHGTWLLQMGLSLFSGWVAQGCSLHRVSRGNYTLRCKGHPEYHRARAIATLQFNCHLALMVVVVVGLFSVISARSGGRTHLDSLSTRYAPLGNELQNLQDSPNFTLDSDEDDDDCTQKTDNLGSKKGVAVEHSVNGNGVIALTPQ; this is encoded by the coding sequence ATGGAACTTCTGACCTTTGCATTGGGAGGAGTTGGGTTCATTCTGATCGGAGCACACGAAGCCCTTCTTCACGTTTCCCCATCCAAACAATTCCCAatctcttcctcttcctcttcctcctctccGCCCAATTCCCCAACCAACAAACTCTTATTTCCGATCTCTCTCGCAATCCTCTCCTCATTTTTCATCCTCAACTCTGCACTGTCACTTCTCGACGCACACAACTCAAACGACGCTGTCGGCACCGCGCTTCAGCTGCAGCTCCTCCCCATCgccttcctcttcctcttctacTCCCTTCTCCTTCTCTTCTCTCTCCCTTCGCCGTTGCTCGGCCTCGTTAGTTTCTTCGCTTTCGCTCAAGAGTTTCTCCTCTTCTACCTTCAGCGTAAGGACCCCACCGGCGTCGAGAACCGTTACTACGACCTCTTGCTTCTTCCCATCGCAATCTGCCTTCTCTGCACGCTTCTCCATGTGGGATCTCCGCTCTCCAGTGTTCCCAAACTGGGCCGCGGTGTGGGCCTCATTCTACACGGAACGTGGCTTCTTCAAATGGGCCTCTCCCTCTTCTCGGGCTGGGTCGCCCAGGGCTGCTCTCTGCACCGAGTAAGCAGGGGGAACTACACGCTGAGGTGCAAGGGCCACCCGGAGTATCATAGGGCCAGGGCCATAGCCACGCTTCAGTTTAATTGCCACCTCGCGCTCATGGTGGTGGTTGTTGTTGGCCTTTTCTCCGTTATTTCCGCCAGAAGTGGAGGACGAACCCACCTTGACTCTCTTTCCACGCGGTACGCGCCGCTCGGTAATGAATTGCAGAATTTGCAGGACTCGCCAAACTTCACTTTGGACTCTGATGAGGACGATGATGATTGCACACAAAAGACTGACAATCTGGGTAGCAAGAAAGGAGTTGCTGTGGAACATTCTGTCAATGGTAATGGGGTAATAGCTCTCACTCCTCAGTGA